A stretch of the Parus major isolate Abel chromosome 15, Parus_major1.1, whole genome shotgun sequence genome encodes the following:
- the TCHP gene encoding trichoplein keratin filament-binding protein: MRSRELRDGPGECGRKFAEPLLHEHWNKNNAELREAESELHRKHVREAWGDQLTQNKEEVTKVEEKKHYENEYKTAQGEALERTRQEEEKHQLEKQQAETLLQQIEELKLQETKATKLKKEQENLLKQQWELENLEEERKQMEEHRRKKELGRFLRHQCDVQLRRRAQQIQEELETDRQILSALLEKEDEDQHWQITRRERAVADVAWMKKVIEEQLQLEKEREAELETIFREETKKIWEKREEEWEREKVARDRLMSEVLAGRQRQIQEKMKLNRRAQEESIKYREQLIRELEEAKEGTRQEKEQEEEQQRARRRELQAQFYSSPRAAWT, from the exons atGCGGAGCCGGGAGCTGCGGGACGGCCCCGGAGAGTGCGGGAGGAAG TTTGCTGAGCCGCTGCTGCACGAGCACTGGAACAAAAACAACGCAGAGCTCCGAGAG GCGGAGTCAGAGCTGCACAGGAAGCACGTGAGAGAGGCTTGGGGTGACCAGCTAACACAAAACAAG gaagaggtGACCAAAGTTGAAGAGAAGAAACATTATGAAAATGAGTACAAAACGGCACAAGGGGAAGCGCTGGAAAGAACGAGACAAGAGGAAGAGAAGCAtcagctggagaagcagcaagcagagacaCTGCTTCAGCAAATAGAAGAACTGAAATTGCAGGAGACAAAG gcaacaaagctgaaaaaggaACAAGAGAATTTATtaaagcagcagtgggagctggagaatttggaagaagaaaggaaacaaatggaaGAGCACCggagaaaaaaagagcttgG tCGCTTTTTGAGGCATCAGTGTGATGTCCAGTTAAGGAGACGGGCACAGCAGATACAGGAGGAGCTG GAGACAGACAGGCAAATCTTATCAGCCCTCCTGGAGAAAGAAGATGAGGATCAGCACTGGCAGATCACACGACGGGAACGGGCCGTGGCAGACGTGGCCTGGATGAAGAAGGTCATCgaggaacagctccagctggaaaaggagagggaagcagagcttGAGACTATCTTCAG ggaagaaacaaaaaaaatatgggagaagagggaagaagaatgggaaagagagaaggtGGCCAGAGATCGCCTGATGAGTGAG GTCCTTGCAGGCAGACAGCGCCAGATCCAAGAGAAGATGAAGTTAAACAGAAGGGCCCAAGAAGAGTCCATTAAGTATCGAGAGCAGCTGATCAGAGAACTCGAGGAGGCAAAGGAAGGGACTCgtcaggagaaggagcaggaagaggaacagcagagagcccgcaggagggagctgcaggcacag TTCTACAGTTCCCCAAGAGCAGCTTGGACCTGA